TAGCAAACTGCGGTGTAAAAACCGCCTGAACTTTTGCCTCAAGTATAAAGCAAGCGCCTGCCCGGCTGCCCCATTCCCGCTACACTGGGAATAGCATATCCGCCATGGTCGAGACCTCAGAATCCTTGCTTGAGACCCTGCTCGCCCCCGGACGCACTGTATTGTGTGACGGTGCGATGGGCACCATGTTGTACGCCCGCGGTGTCTTTATCAACCGCTGCTACGACGAGTTGAACCTCTCCCAGCCCGACCTGATCCGCTCCATTCACGAGGAGTACCTCCATGCCGGCGCGGAGATGATTGAAACCAACACCTTTGGCGCGAATGCCATTCGCCTGGCGCGCTATGGCCTGGCCGACAAGGTCTCCGCCATCAACCATGCCGGCGTCGCACTGGCCCGCAAAGCCGCCCAGCACTCCGAAGAGAAGACGGCCACCCATGCCTACGTCGCGGGTGCCATCGGCCCCCTGGGAGCCCGCCTGGCCCCCGCAGGCACCATCACGGCACAGCAGGCGCATGATGCCTTTGCCGAGCAGATTGCGGCCCTGGCTGCCGCCGGCGCCGATCTTCTGATCGCCGAGACCTTTCCCTCCGTCGCCGAAGCCGAAATTGTCGTGCGCGCCGCCCGGGATATCGCTCCCCATCTGCCGCTGTTCGTCATGGTGACGGTCGACGATAACGGCAACACCCTTGACGGCACCACCGCCGAGGAGACAGCGACCCGTCTGACCATCGCCGGTGCTGACGTGGTGGGCTGCAACTGCAGCTCCGGGCCGCACGCAGTTCTGGACGTGATCGAGCGCATGCGCGCCGTCACCCACCTTCCGCTGGCGGCGATGCCCAATGCCGGTCTGCCGCGCGCCGTGGACGGCCGTAACATCTACCTGACCTCACCCGAATACATGGCCAGCTTCGCCCGCAAGTTTGCCAAGGCGGGAGCGACCTTCATCGGCGGCTGCTGCGGCACCACGCCGAACCACATCAAGGCGATGCGCTCCGCCCTGCGCGCGATCGACGCCCAGGTGACCGCCAAAGCCGAGGTCACCGACGAGACTCAGGCAGCCGTCCAGCCGCCGGCCTTCGGCGAACGCTCCAAGCTCGCCGGCCTGCTGGCCAACCGCCAGTTCGTCTCCATGGTGGAGATCGTGCCGCCGCTCGGCGTCAACTGCCAGAAGGAGCTGGACGGGGCAAAGAAGCTCGCCGACCTTGGCGTCCATGTCATCAATGTGCCCGACTCTCCCCGCGCTTCCGCGCGTATGTCCGCACAGTCGTTGTGCGTGCAGATCCAGCACAAGATCGGCATCGAGACCCTGATCCATGTCACCTGCCGTGACCGCAACCTGCTGGCCCTCCAGTCGGACATGCTGGGCGCCTCCTCTATCGGGCTGAAGAACGTGCTCTGCCTGACCGGCGACCCGCCCAAGCTCGGGAACTATCCGGATGCAACCGCCGTGTTCGACGTGGATGCCATCGGCCTGGTGAATGTCCTCCGCAATCTGAACCACGGCCTGGATCTTGGCAAAAATCCAATCGGCGAGTCCGCTGCCTTTGCCATCGGCGTCGCCGCCAACCCCGGCGTCCCGGACGTGGACAACGAAGTTCACCGCTTCGCTCTCAAGGTGGAAGCAGGAGCGGAGTACGCCATTACGCAACCAGTCTTCGATATGCGTCTGCTGGAGACCTTCCTTCGCCGCGTCGAGCAGTTCCGCATCCCGGTCATCGCCGGCATCTGGCCGCTGACCTCGCTGCGCAACGCCGAATTCATGAAGAACGACCTGCGCGTCGCTGTACCGGATGAGATTATGTTCCGCATGCACAAGGCAGGCGAGGTCTCAGCCGACCACGCACGCGCCGAAGGCATCAAAATCGCGCAGGAGATGCTGGCTCACACGCGGCCCCAGGTCGAGGGCGTACAGGTCTCGGCCCCCTTCGGCAAATACACCGCCGCAGCACAGGTGCTGGAGCTGCTGAACTAGAACAGGAAGAGACGATGCCAACCTTTGAAGAGAATCTGAAAGCGCTGGAAACGGTAGTGGAACAGTTGGAGCGGGGCGACCTGCCGCTGGAAGACTCCGTCAAGCTCTTCGAGCAGGGCATGGCGCTCTCTGCCGCATGCAAGCAGGACCTGGAGGCAGCCGAGGGCAAGCTGCAGGTCCTGATGAAACAGCAGAACGGCAAGATGGAAGCCAAGGACCTGAATCTCGAGTAATTTCCTGTTCTTATCCTTGGCATTTGGGTTGTCACCCTGAGCCGTAGGCGAAGGACCTGCTTTTGCCTCGGAGCCTGGACTAACCGATATACCCTAGTTCCATGCCTACTCAGGACGAGCTCAAGCTTCTCGCTGCCAAACGCGCACTCGACTTCATTCAACCCGGCATGGTCGTGGGCCTGGGCTCCGGTTCTACCGCTACCCTGTTCATCAAGCTGCTTGGCGAAAAGGTGCAGCAGGGCCTGAAGATCCGCGGCATCGCCTCGTCCGAAGACTCCGCGAAGCTCGGAGCATCGCTGGGTATTCCCGTCGTCGGCTTTACGGAAGCAACCGAGACTGATGTTACGGTCGACGGCGCTGACGAAGTTGCCCCCGGCCTGGCATTGATCAAAGGCGGCGGCGGCAAGCTGCTGCGCGAAAAGATCGTCGCGTCGGCCTCAAAGAAGTTCATCATCGTGGCCGACTCTTCGAAAGTCGTGAAGAAGCTGGGTAAGTTCAAACTGCCGATCGAGGTGATCCCCATGGCCGAGCCTCTGGTCTCGGAGCGTTTGCGTGCGCTGGGTTACCCCAGCAGCATCCGCCAAGCCAAGGACGGCAGCGGCAACTACATCACCGACGAAGGCAACCTCATCCTCGACTGCGACCCGACACAGATCGATGATCCCACGGCCCTGGCGGCGCAATTGGACACCATGGTCGGCGTCGTCGAGCATGGGTTATTCCTGGGCATGGCAGACCTCGTACTGGTCGCGGGCGAAGACGCCATCACTGAATACACACCGGAAACAAAGTTTTAGGCACGATCCTTCGGTTTTGTCATCCTGAGCGAACGGGTCCCCGGCCAGCGTCGCTGGCTGGGGTGACTAAGCGAAGGACCTGCTTCTCTTAATGCCCTTCGCGTCGCGAAGGGCATTCATTCGCGCTACGCGCGAACCTTTTGTTTGTCATTTCGTAGCGAAGCGGAGAAATCTGCTTCTCTACCCCAAAAGCGGATTTCTCCGCTCCCTTCGGTCGCTGCGAAATGACAAACAAAAAAGACGGCCACTGTTAACTGGCAACCGGCTTTACCCGCCCCACAACCACCGTTCCCTCAAGCAACGGCTTCAGGGTCACGTGCCACGTAACGCCGGCCTCGTCCCGCACGACCTCAAGCACCGGGACCTCCAGCTTCGCTCCACTGCGTGCCGTGGCTTCCAATACACCTGTCGCACCTGGAGCGAACTCCGTATGGCTGAGTGAGATCTGCCACACGGAACGGCCCTGCTGTCGCGATGCTTCGCGAATATCTGTCACTTCTGCTTCGAACATTACTTCGCCAACGCGCTGCGTAGCGCCTCCACTTCAACCTTGCTGCCGATCGCCAGCGGTGTGCGCTGATGGATCGCCTCGGGCTTGATGTCGAGGATGCGATCGACGCCATTGGTCGCCATGCCGCCCGCCTGCTCTGCGATGAAGGCCAGCGGATTGGCCTCATACATCAGCCGCAGCTTGCCATGAGGAACCTTGGTCGTCGGCGGATAGAAGAAGATGCCTCCCTTCAGCAGGGTGCGATGGAAGTCCGCCACCAGCGAGCCGATGTAGCGCGAGCCATGCTTCTCGCCGATCTTGCCGGCACGCATATCATGCACGAACTGCGTGTACTCCGGCGCCGACTCTTCGAGATTCGCTTCGTTGACCGAGTAGTATG
This genomic window from Terriglobus albidus contains:
- the xseB gene encoding exodeoxyribonuclease VII small subunit, with product MPTFEENLKALETVVEQLERGDLPLEDSVKLFEQGMALSAACKQDLEAAEGKLQVLMKQQNGKMEAKDLNLE
- the rpiA gene encoding ribose-5-phosphate isomerase RpiA, with the protein product MPTQDELKLLAAKRALDFIQPGMVVGLGSGSTATLFIKLLGEKVQQGLKIRGIASSEDSAKLGASLGIPVVGFTEATETDVTVDGADEVAPGLALIKGGGGKLLREKIVASASKKFIIVADSSKVVKKLGKFKLPIEVIPMAEPLVSERLRALGYPSSIRQAKDGSGNYITDEGNLILDCDPTQIDDPTALAAQLDTMVGVVEHGLFLGMADLVLVAGEDAITEYTPETKF
- a CDS encoding bifunctional homocysteine S-methyltransferase/methylenetetrahydrofolate reductase — encoded protein: MVETSESLLETLLAPGRTVLCDGAMGTMLYARGVFINRCYDELNLSQPDLIRSIHEEYLHAGAEMIETNTFGANAIRLARYGLADKVSAINHAGVALARKAAQHSEEKTATHAYVAGAIGPLGARLAPAGTITAQQAHDAFAEQIAALAAAGADLLIAETFPSVAEAEIVVRAARDIAPHLPLFVMVTVDDNGNTLDGTTAEETATRLTIAGADVVGCNCSSGPHAVLDVIERMRAVTHLPLAAMPNAGLPRAVDGRNIYLTSPEYMASFARKFAKAGATFIGGCCGTTPNHIKAMRSALRAIDAQVTAKAEVTDETQAAVQPPAFGERSKLAGLLANRQFVSMVEIVPPLGVNCQKELDGAKKLADLGVHVINVPDSPRASARMSAQSLCVQIQHKIGIETLIHVTCRDRNLLALQSDMLGASSIGLKNVLCLTGDPPKLGNYPDATAVFDVDAIGLVNVLRNLNHGLDLGKNPIGESAAFAIGVAANPGVPDVDNEVHRFALKVEAGAEYAITQPVFDMRLLETFLRRVEQFRIPVIAGIWPLTSLRNAEFMKNDLRVAVPDEIMFRMHKAGEVSADHARAEGIKIAQEMLAHTRPQVEGVQVSAPFGKYTAAAQVLELLN